Proteins encoded together in one Canis aureus isolate CA01 chromosome 21, VMU_Caureus_v.1.0, whole genome shotgun sequence window:
- the LOC144293237 gene encoding olfactory receptor 4A47 isoform X2 produces the protein MEPKNNVTDFVLLGLTQNPKEQKVLFVIFLLFYILTMVGNLLIVVTVSFSKTLGSPMYFFLASLSFMDVIYSSSISPELLSNLFFGGNIISFQSCMIQLFTEHFFGGSEVFLLLVMAYDRYVAICKPLHYLVIMRQWVCVVLLVVSWVGGFLHSVIQLSTIYGLPFCGPNVIDHFFCDMYPLLKLVCTDTHVIGILVAANGGMICSIVFVLLLISYGVILHSLKNLNPEGRRKALQTCGSHITVVVFFFVPCIFMYVRPAKTFPIDKSLSVFYTVITPMLNPLIYTLRNSEMTNAMKNILFKIFKHV, from the exons ATGGAACCAAAGAACAATGTTACTGACTTTGTCCTCTTGGGCCTCACACAGAATCCAAAGGAACAGAAGGTCCTTTTTGTTATATTCTTGCTCTTCTATATTTTGACCATGGTGGGCAACCTACTCATTGTGGTGACTGTTTCTTTCAGTAAGACCCTGGGCTCGCCTATGTACTTTTTTCTTGCCAGCTTATCATTTATGGACGTCATttattcctcttctatttctccTGAACtgctttcaaatttgttttttgggggaaatATCATATCCTTCCAATCTTGTATGATCCAGCTGTTTACAGAGCACTTTTTTGGTGGATCAGAGGTCTTTCTTCTGCTggtgatggcctatgaccgctatgtggccatctgtaagCCCTTGCATTATTTGGTTATCATGAGGCAATGGGTGTGTGTTGTGCTCCTTGTGGTATCCTGGGTTGGAGGTTTTCTGCATTCAGTAATCCAACTTAGCACTATTTATGGGCTCCCATTCTGTGGCCCCAATGTCATCGATCATTTTTTCTGTGATATGTACCCCTTACTGAAACTGGTCTGTACTGACACCCATGTCATTGGCATCTTAGTTGCTGCCAACGGAGGGATGATCTGCTCTATTGTGTTTGTGCTCTTGCTCATCTCTTATGGTGTCATCTTGCACTCTCTAAAGAACCTTAATCCGGAGGGGAGGCGGAAAGCCCTCCAGACCTGTGGTTCCCACATCACTGTGGTGGTCTTCTTCTTTGTTCCATGTATTTTCATGTATGTAAGACCTGCTAAGACCTTCCCCATTGACAAATCCCTGAGTGTGTTTTATACAGTCATAACCCCCATGCTGAACCCACTGATCTACACTCTGAGAAATTCTGAGATGACAAATGCTATGAAGAA tatactatttaaaatattcaaacatgTATAG
- the LOC144293237 gene encoding olfactory receptor 4A47 isoform X1, whose amino-acid sequence MEPKNNVTDFVLLGLTQNPKEQKVLFVIFLLFYILTMVGNLLIVVTVSFSKTLGSPMYFFLASLSFMDVIYSSSISPELLSNLFFGGNIISFQSCMIQLFTEHFFGGSEVFLLLVMAYDRYVAICKPLHYLVIMRQWVCVVLLVVSWVGGFLHSVIQLSTIYGLPFCGPNVIDHFFCDMYPLLKLVCTDTHVIGILVAANGGMICSIVFVLLLISYGVILHSLKNLNPEGRRKALQTCGSHITVVVFFFVPCIFMYVRPAKTFPIDKSLSVFYTVITPMLNPLIYTLRNSEMTNAMKKLWSRSIISCSK is encoded by the coding sequence ATGGAACCAAAGAACAATGTTACTGACTTTGTCCTCTTGGGCCTCACACAGAATCCAAAGGAACAGAAGGTCCTTTTTGTTATATTCTTGCTCTTCTATATTTTGACCATGGTGGGCAACCTACTCATTGTGGTGACTGTTTCTTTCAGTAAGACCCTGGGCTCGCCTATGTACTTTTTTCTTGCCAGCTTATCATTTATGGACGTCATttattcctcttctatttctccTGAACtgctttcaaatttgttttttgggggaaatATCATATCCTTCCAATCTTGTATGATCCAGCTGTTTACAGAGCACTTTTTTGGTGGATCAGAGGTCTTTCTTCTGCTggtgatggcctatgaccgctatgtggccatctgtaagCCCTTGCATTATTTGGTTATCATGAGGCAATGGGTGTGTGTTGTGCTCCTTGTGGTATCCTGGGTTGGAGGTTTTCTGCATTCAGTAATCCAACTTAGCACTATTTATGGGCTCCCATTCTGTGGCCCCAATGTCATCGATCATTTTTTCTGTGATATGTACCCCTTACTGAAACTGGTCTGTACTGACACCCATGTCATTGGCATCTTAGTTGCTGCCAACGGAGGGATGATCTGCTCTATTGTGTTTGTGCTCTTGCTCATCTCTTATGGTGTCATCTTGCACTCTCTAAAGAACCTTAATCCGGAGGGGAGGCGGAAAGCCCTCCAGACCTGTGGTTCCCACATCACTGTGGTGGTCTTCTTCTTTGTTCCATGTATTTTCATGTATGTAAGACCTGCTAAGACCTTCCCCATTGACAAATCCCTGAGTGTGTTTTATACAGTCATAACCCCCATGCTGAACCCACTGATCTACACTCTGAGAAATTCTGAGATGACAAATGCTATGAAGAAGCTCTGGAGCAGAAGTATCATATCTTGCAGCAAATGA